In one Hymenobacter sp. DG25B genomic region, the following are encoded:
- a CDS encoding ArnT family glycosyltransferase: MPLSITSRTWLWLFLAALGLSFLIGLGAWGPLESSEARYAEIGREMLVGQDWLHPRLLGIQHFHKPPLTYWLTAAGLGLFGENTLGVRVLPVLAVLLQVLLVYGLGLLLFQQDRARALAAAVVYGTLPVVLISALNVTTDAYLATLELASAYGILRYYHRGGARWLYLFWLGLGLAFLTKGPVGFILPLMVVIGHYFKQKQSRQPFTRHHAIGILAFLLVGLSWYLYLMAENPAFLRYFLFEHTVERFANAATFNRAKPWWFYLLLAPATSLPWSVALITQAVRTRWSTVPQQWRNVLIFWVVVPLLFFSISKSKLLLYVLPVFPGMALLTVHYLGRLTDGVLHRWYVGFLAFWGLLLGTLCLLPILGLDARLPVEAGMLTAGMAAGGIVLLVLLLNFWDEIRVVPRLLVAAGLFTITLLLAAKPLLQQNELAFNGSRPLAEFLRHQQLQQRQVLVYNELLPSLAFESGKIPVSLFDGNHALSRETQFEPNDTWKRTLINLQNPQEEPYLGSLLLRQPVLLVKGELPAERQWMLRYFKQQDKLGKWTVWW; this comes from the coding sequence ATGCCGCTGTCCATTACTTCTCGCACCTGGCTCTGGTTGTTTCTGGCCGCCCTTGGGCTGTCGTTTCTGATTGGCCTGGGCGCGTGGGGGCCGCTGGAAAGCAGCGAGGCCCGCTACGCCGAAATTGGCCGCGAAATGCTGGTGGGGCAGGACTGGCTACACCCGCGCCTGCTGGGAATTCAGCATTTTCATAAGCCCCCGCTCACGTACTGGCTTACGGCCGCCGGCTTGGGCTTATTCGGTGAAAACACGCTGGGCGTGCGGGTGCTGCCGGTGCTGGCCGTGCTGCTGCAGGTGCTGCTGGTGTACGGCCTGGGCCTCCTGCTTTTTCAGCAGGACCGCGCCCGCGCGCTGGCGGCGGCCGTGGTGTACGGCACGCTGCCCGTGGTGCTCATCTCGGCCCTCAACGTGACGACGGATGCCTATCTGGCCACGCTGGAGCTGGCCTCCGCCTACGGTATTCTGCGCTACTACCACCGGGGCGGGGCGCGGTGGCTGTATCTGTTCTGGTTAGGTTTGGGGCTGGCCTTTCTCACCAAGGGTCCGGTAGGTTTCATTCTACCGCTGATGGTAGTTATCGGGCATTATTTCAAACAGAAACAGTCCCGGCAGCCCTTCACGCGGCATCATGCTATAGGGATACTCGCTTTTTTGCTGGTGGGTCTAAGCTGGTATCTGTATCTGATGGCCGAAAACCCGGCTTTCCTGCGCTATTTCCTGTTCGAGCATACGGTGGAGCGTTTCGCCAATGCGGCCACTTTCAACCGGGCCAAGCCGTGGTGGTTTTATCTGCTGCTGGCCCCGGCCACCAGCCTGCCCTGGTCAGTAGCCTTGATTACGCAGGCCGTGCGCACGCGCTGGAGTACCGTGCCGCAGCAGTGGCGCAACGTGCTCATTTTCTGGGTGGTGGTGCCGTTGTTGTTTTTCTCGATTTCAAAGTCCAAGCTGCTGCTCTACGTGCTGCCGGTGTTCCCGGGTATGGCTTTGCTCACGGTGCATTACCTCGGCCGCCTGACGGATGGCGTGCTGCACCGCTGGTACGTGGGCTTTCTGGCGTTCTGGGGCTTACTGCTGGGGACGCTGTGCCTGCTGCCCATTCTAGGACTGGATGCCCGCCTCCCGGTGGAGGCCGGTATGCTCACGGCGGGTATGGCGGCCGGTGGCATTGTCCTGCTGGTGTTGCTGCTGAATTTCTGGGACGAGATACGTGTGGTACCGCGCCTGTTGGTAGCCGCTGGCTTGTTCACTATCACGCTGCTGCTGGCCGCTAAACCGCTGTTGCAGCAGAACGAGCTGGCCTTCAACGGCAGCCGCCCGCTGGCAGAATTCCTACGCCACCAGCAACTGCAGCAGCGCCAAGTGCTGGTATACAATGAGCTGCTGCCGTCGCTGGCGTTTGAGTCGGGCAAGATTCCGGTGTCTCTTTTCGATGGCAACCACGCCCTGAGCCGGGAAACGCAGTTCGAGCCGAATGACACCTGGAAACGCACCCTCATCAACCTGCAAAACCCGCAGGAAGAACCCTATTTAGGTAGCCTGCTCCTGCGCCAGCCCGTGCTGCTGGTGAAAGGCGAATTGCCCGCCGAAAGGCAATGGATGCTCCGCTATTTCAAGCAGCAGGATAAGCTGGGGAAGTGGACCGTGTGGTGGTAG
- a CDS encoding putative nucleotide-diphospho-sugar transferase, with protein sequence MNKIYTSKIMKIEKTFVFSIALGGYALLFRKCINSHKEYCQKYGYEYKIIDKSKEDLTPSAAAWLKIVMIINALESGYESVFFIDADCLVRSHTPPVEDVFTEGQSIYMANGHSGRLNSGIIIVKNTPEALDFFKNVLNNCEKPVPDEDFAIYENGHMIHYGKTNPAVGVIPYELWNNTVAIDERSYIQHYSGGGLRITYLDENNLRWFNRCLIMFKKINKPKLKVALKQRMIELKNDYSLSLN encoded by the coding sequence TTGAATAAAATTTACACTTCTAAAATAATGAAGATTGAGAAGACGTTCGTTTTTAGCATCGCCTTAGGGGGGTATGCTTTGCTGTTTCGCAAGTGCATTAATTCCCATAAGGAATATTGCCAAAAATATGGATATGAGTACAAAATCATTGACAAATCAAAAGAGGATTTGACTCCTTCTGCCGCGGCATGGTTAAAAATCGTAATGATTATTAATGCTCTGGAGAGTGGGTACGAATCTGTATTTTTCATAGATGCTGATTGCTTGGTTAGGTCACATACACCTCCGGTTGAGGATGTCTTTACCGAAGGCCAAAGCATCTATATGGCGAATGGTCATTCCGGTCGCCTTAACTCAGGAATAATCATCGTGAAGAATACTCCTGAAGCTTTGGATTTTTTTAAAAATGTGTTGAATAACTGTGAAAAACCCGTTCCGGATGAGGATTTTGCTATCTACGAAAACGGACATATGATTCATTATGGTAAAACGAACCCTGCGGTTGGAGTTATACCTTATGAGCTGTGGAACAACACTGTAGCAATAGATGAGAGAAGCTATATTCAGCATTATAGTGGAGGAGGACTCCGAATTACTTATTTGGACGAAAACAATTTGCGGTGGTTTAATCGATGCCTTATTATGTTTAAAAAAATAAATAAACCAAAGCTTAAAGTGGCGCTGAAACAGCGTATGATTGAGTTGAAAAATGATTATTCCTTATCATTAAACTAA
- a CDS encoding sce7726 family protein codes for MNDPEIRALLYPLLQGGLYVDELPTGTTRADVVHITEHFMHGYELKGDADTLQRVAKQLPCYSKAYDFVTFVITEKHLPKLLPLVPEWVGVLVASAEGLREVRPAGYNATVERPAVAGLLRVEEIKQFLLAQGLPGVSTLRRREILNFLRTTRLVLLSDLARHVRERLMGRMEERLAIRAERKAERAQRGARKRRRPTHTRRKQR; via the coding sequence TTGAACGACCCCGAAATACGCGCCTTATTATACCCGCTTCTGCAGGGCGGACTGTACGTGGATGAGCTGCCCACCGGCACCACCCGCGCCGATGTGGTGCACATTACGGAGCACTTCATGCACGGCTACGAGCTGAAAGGCGACGCCGATACCCTGCAGCGCGTGGCCAAACAGCTGCCCTGCTACAGCAAAGCCTACGATTTCGTCACGTTCGTCATCACTGAAAAGCATCTGCCCAAGCTGCTGCCGCTGGTGCCGGAATGGGTAGGCGTGCTGGTGGCATCGGCGGAAGGGCTGCGCGAGGTACGGCCGGCCGGCTACAACGCCACCGTGGAGCGTCCGGCCGTAGCGGGCTTGCTGCGGGTTGAAGAAATTAAGCAATTTCTGCTGGCCCAGGGCCTGCCCGGCGTAAGCACCCTGCGCCGCCGCGAAATCCTTAATTTCCTGCGCACCACCCGCCTGGTGCTGCTCTCTGATCTGGCCCGGCACGTGCGCGAGCGGCTGATGGGCCGCATGGAAGAGCGACTGGCCATTCGGGCGGAGCGCAAAGCCGAACGGGCGCAGCGCGGTGCCCGCAAGCGCCGCCGTCCCACGCACACGCGCCGCAAGCAGCGCTGA
- a CDS encoding SDR family oxidoreductase, which translates to MKILLTGATGYIGQRLLPLLVAAGHEVVCLVRDARRFQLPAAQQNNVTVIEGDLLKPETLATFPADLDAAYYLVHSMSGHTKDFFRAEQQSAENFAAALNQTTARQIIYLSGIANDRALSTHLRSRRAVEKELKKTARAALTVLRASIVIGSGSASFEIIRDLVEKLPVMVTPRWLNSRCQPIGIRDVMFYLTAVLDNQACLGRSFDIGGPDVLTYRQMLLGLAEVRGYRRYIITVPVLTPRLSSWWLFLVTSTTFSLAQSLVESLRNDTIVDPKRSIQEVVPHVCMTYREALQLAFQRIEQNEVLSSWSDALSSGVMPRNYMDHIQIPQHGMQQDRQTLRFTRDAEQVRRNIWQIGGDRGWYKVDWLWQVRGLLDKLAGGVGLRRGRRSPTDLRAGDPLDFWRVLVADQEGRRLLLYAEMKLPGEAWLQFRILDSPDGSHTLEQLAAFRPYGLAGRLYWYAMLPFHAIIFKGMVENIVEYEAPARKPKAALGVGVSPSAKG; encoded by the coding sequence ATGAAAATCCTACTCACCGGCGCTACCGGCTACATTGGTCAGCGCCTGCTGCCACTTTTGGTGGCCGCGGGCCATGAGGTGGTGTGCTTAGTGCGGGATGCCCGCCGGTTTCAACTGCCCGCCGCCCAACAGAATAACGTCACGGTAATAGAAGGCGACCTATTGAAGCCGGAAACGCTGGCCACTTTCCCCGCTGATCTGGATGCTGCCTACTACCTGGTGCACTCTATGAGCGGCCACACCAAGGATTTTTTCCGGGCCGAACAGCAGTCGGCGGAAAACTTTGCCGCCGCGCTCAACCAGACCACCGCCCGCCAGATTATCTACCTCTCCGGCATTGCCAATGATAGAGCCCTGAGCACCCACCTTCGCTCCCGCCGGGCCGTGGAAAAGGAGCTGAAGAAAACCGCTCGGGCAGCCCTCACGGTACTGCGGGCCAGCATTGTTATTGGCTCCGGCTCGGCTTCGTTTGAGATTATCCGGGATTTGGTGGAAAAGCTGCCCGTGATGGTAACGCCGCGCTGGCTGAACTCGCGCTGCCAGCCCATTGGCATTCGGGACGTCATGTTCTACCTCACGGCCGTGCTCGATAACCAGGCCTGCCTGGGGCGCAGCTTTGATATTGGCGGGCCCGATGTGCTGACGTACCGGCAAATGCTGCTGGGTCTGGCCGAAGTGCGCGGCTACCGGCGCTACATCATCACGGTACCGGTACTCACCCCGCGTTTGTCGTCGTGGTGGCTGTTTCTTGTTACCAGCACCACGTTTTCCCTGGCGCAAAGTCTGGTAGAAAGCCTGCGGAACGATACCATCGTAGACCCTAAGCGCAGCATTCAGGAAGTAGTGCCGCACGTTTGCATGACGTACCGCGAAGCGTTGCAACTGGCTTTCCAACGCATTGAGCAAAACGAGGTACTCAGCAGCTGGAGTGATGCCCTGAGCAGCGGCGTGATGCCCCGCAACTACATGGACCACATTCAGATACCCCAGCACGGCATGCAGCAGGACCGCCAAACGCTACGCTTCACCCGCGACGCGGAGCAGGTACGCCGCAACATCTGGCAGATTGGCGGCGACCGGGGCTGGTACAAGGTAGACTGGCTGTGGCAGGTGCGCGGCCTGCTGGACAAGCTGGCCGGCGGCGTGGGTTTGCGCCGGGGCCGCCGCTCCCCCACCGACCTGCGCGCCGGCGACCCGCTGGATTTCTGGCGCGTGCTGGTAGCCGACCAGGAAGGCCGCCGCCTATTGCTCTACGCCGAAATGAAGCTCCCTGGTGAGGCCTGGCTGCAGTTCCGCATTCTGGACAGCCCGGATGGCTCGCACACCCTGGAGCAGCTGGCCGCCTTCCGCCCTTACGGCCTGGCCGGGCGCCTGTACTGGTATGCCATGCTGCCGTTTCACGCCATTATCTTCAAAGGCATGGTGGAGAATATTGTGGAATATGAGGCACCGGCCAGGAAGCCGAAAGCTGCTCTTGGCGTGGGCGTTTCCCCGTCAGCAAAAGGATAA
- a CDS encoding prolipoprotein diacylglyceryl transferase family protein, whose protein sequence is MSPIYSLQWAIPAHPEFDFYTLFYVLAFGLNLGLLVWEGRRRGYPQRAWLVLLACTTLMFILGTKLLAFSGPEWRALLHTGHWPDSEARTVLGGAMAGTLTLLLLRRPFGFSWHVFDAFTLPMCAALMVQCVGCTLTGCCFGELTHGSWGLTYPPDTLPYLWQVSRGLIPAGAAHSLPVHPTQLYSLVLCGVVGVVLIVTRHRPWPGGSRRLLHLGLLLAGRLLIEFWRNPAGEQVGAAIQTHGGLALKQVQWVLLLLAPLLLGIWALLIRRAAQPERVPVNHSVRNLLAVAGLLLLTAWLGQWALTLPEILVVKALLLAVLAMEGSALLLGASGTLRPYRVAWPLGLAGSVFLLTSQIPIDSAHTAPNKYYTLSAAWSHGTFQRQQNINGGCGGSSPLLPYQHQYTTATLDASHTSLPVLNAAGKMQKEETTWGLRLHAGADQQTQLYTDSLYAPYTGKKRTFLFAVNPYWQGDRRYYGLGVGMLLGNLGYHKINSGDEFSVLDVQFSARVGSRQSVFAQADYNYLGYGMANPQHRIGLGTGFGGTRWRLLAGGARSKDYDMMPGATRWSGFAEARGQVDLHWSAGAFTLFGNRQQRQVGIQLSRRFGQ, encoded by the coding sequence ATGAGCCCTATCTACTCCCTGCAATGGGCCATTCCGGCGCATCCTGAATTTGACTTCTATACGCTATTTTATGTCCTGGCTTTTGGGCTGAATCTGGGGTTATTGGTTTGGGAAGGGCGGCGGCGCGGCTATCCGCAACGCGCCTGGCTGGTGTTGCTGGCCTGCACCACCCTCATGTTTATTCTGGGTACCAAGCTACTGGCCTTTTCCGGACCGGAGTGGCGGGCCCTGCTGCATACCGGGCACTGGCCCGACTCGGAGGCGCGCACCGTGTTGGGCGGCGCCATGGCCGGCACGCTCACCCTCCTGCTTTTGCGCCGCCCGTTTGGGTTCAGCTGGCACGTGTTTGATGCCTTTACGCTGCCCATGTGCGCGGCGCTTATGGTGCAATGTGTGGGCTGCACGCTCACGGGCTGCTGCTTTGGCGAACTGACGCACGGCAGCTGGGGCCTCACCTACCCGCCCGATACCCTGCCGTATCTGTGGCAGGTTTCCCGGGGGTTGATTCCTGCCGGGGCCGCCCATTCGTTGCCCGTGCACCCTACGCAATTATATTCTCTGGTACTTTGCGGTGTGGTGGGGGTAGTTTTGATTGTTACCCGGCACCGGCCCTGGCCTGGCGGCAGCCGCCGCCTGCTGCACCTGGGCCTGCTGCTGGCAGGCCGCCTGCTTATCGAGTTCTGGCGCAACCCAGCCGGCGAGCAGGTGGGAGCTGCTATTCAGACGCACGGTGGCCTGGCCCTCAAACAGGTACAATGGGTGCTACTGCTGCTTGCCCCGCTGCTGCTGGGCATTTGGGCGCTGCTGATTCGCAGGGCGGCCCAGCCCGAGCGGGTGCCTGTTAATCATTCCGTGCGCAACCTGCTGGCTGTGGCCGGCCTGCTGCTTCTCACCGCCTGGCTGGGCCAGTGGGCGCTTACTCTGCCCGAGATATTGGTAGTAAAGGCATTGCTGCTGGCCGTGCTGGCAATGGAAGGCAGCGCCCTGCTGCTGGGTGCCTCTGGGACCCTACGCCCCTACCGCGTAGCCTGGCCGCTGGGTCTGGCGGGCTCCGTATTTCTCCTTACCAGTCAGATTCCCATTGACTCAGCCCACACCGCTCCCAATAAGTACTACACTTTGTCGGCGGCCTGGAGCCATGGTACCTTTCAGCGGCAGCAGAATATCAATGGTGGCTGCGGGGGCAGTAGCCCACTATTGCCGTACCAGCATCAGTATACCACCGCCACCCTGGACGCATCCCATACCAGTCTGCCCGTCCTCAATGCGGCGGGCAAGATGCAAAAGGAAGAAACCACCTGGGGGCTGCGCCTGCACGCCGGCGCCGACCAGCAAACTCAGCTCTACACCGATTCGCTCTATGCCCCTTACACCGGCAAAAAGCGCACTTTTCTCTTCGCCGTTAATCCTTACTGGCAAGGCGACCGGCGCTATTACGGTTTGGGAGTCGGAATGCTTCTCGGCAACCTGGGCTACCATAAGATTAATTCCGGCGATGAGTTCAGTGTATTGGATGTGCAGTTTTCCGCTCGTGTGGGTTCGCGCCAGTCTGTATTTGCGCAGGCCGATTATAATTACCTGGGCTATGGCATGGCAAACCCACAGCACCGGATAGGGCTGGGCACCGGCTTTGGCGGCACGCGCTGGCGCCTGCTGGCCGGGGGTGCCCGGTCCAAGGATTACGATATGATGCCGGGCGCTACCCGCTGGTCGGGATTTGCGGAGGCGCGGGGGCAAGTGGATCTGCACTGGAGCGCGGGGGCCTTTACGTTGTTTGGCAACCGGCAGCAGCGGCAGGTGGGCATTCAGCTTAGCCGCCGCTTTGGGCAATAA
- a CDS encoding DUF2905 domain-containing protein: MSPQIGKLFVMLGLGLALLGAFIWLGGGSALNWFGRLPGDIRVERPGFRFYMPLASMLLVSLLISLIMWLVRRLGS, encoded by the coding sequence ATGTCTCCTCAAATCGGTAAGCTCTTCGTGATGCTTGGTCTGGGCCTGGCGCTGCTGGGTGCTTTTATCTGGCTGGGCGGTGGTAGTGCGCTGAACTGGTTTGGGCGCCTGCCCGGTGATATTCGGGTGGAGCGGCCGGGCTTCCGGTTCTATATGCCGCTGGCTTCTATGCTGCTGGTGAGCTTATTGATCAGCCTGATTATGTGGCTGGTGCGCCGGCTGGGCAGCTAG
- a CDS encoding transglutaminase domain-containing protein, with the protein MKPLLLYGLLLASGTAVAQSATYQGLPVIKAHQPQADYRLGQDWVKGEWRIAPETSPDVLPLTLHAAKESVVFRTDQDSIRYTLKPGTTQRFYVLLDDGRYALTELRATGFAVEPLRFDKARPAAPLTIRYEAGQNNTFLTQLRQQYNLDAVVQGAQNDTERALRLLHWVHQQWDHNGSNQPTKNDALTILEEVKLGKQFRCVEYGIVATSCLNAYGLKSRVLALKTKDVETTESGAGHVLLETWLPDQQKWVLLDGQWDVMPVLRGKPLNAVEFQQAIARNYKDLEIRSLSGVSKRGYVNWIAPYLYYLDVKFDNREGQGLERTKINGKGSLMLVPAGAKEPTIFQVNNPINYCLYTRSLEAFYAKPE; encoded by the coding sequence ATGAAACCTCTTTTGCTGTATGGCCTGCTGCTAGCTAGTGGCACTGCCGTTGCGCAATCTGCCACCTATCAGGGGCTGCCCGTCATCAAAGCGCACCAGCCGCAGGCCGACTACCGCCTGGGCCAGGATTGGGTGAAAGGCGAATGGCGCATAGCCCCCGAAACCAGCCCTGACGTGCTACCGCTGACCCTGCACGCAGCCAAAGAATCCGTGGTATTCCGCACCGACCAGGACTCTATTCGCTATACGCTGAAGCCCGGCACTACCCAACGCTTTTACGTTCTGCTCGATGATGGCCGCTACGCACTGACGGAGCTGCGCGCCACCGGCTTTGCCGTGGAGCCGCTGCGCTTTGACAAAGCGCGCCCGGCCGCGCCACTCACAATTCGGTATGAAGCCGGCCAGAATAATACCTTCCTCACCCAGCTGCGCCAACAGTACAACCTGGATGCCGTGGTGCAGGGCGCCCAAAACGACACCGAGCGGGCGCTGCGCCTGCTGCACTGGGTGCATCAGCAATGGGACCACAACGGCAGCAACCAGCCCACTAAAAACGATGCGCTTACCATTCTGGAAGAAGTGAAGCTGGGCAAGCAGTTCCGCTGCGTGGAGTACGGCATTGTAGCCACCTCCTGCCTGAATGCCTACGGGCTGAAGTCGCGGGTGCTGGCCCTGAAAACCAAGGACGTAGAAACCACCGAAAGTGGGGCCGGCCACGTGCTGCTGGAAACCTGGCTGCCCGACCAGCAAAAATGGGTGCTACTGGATGGGCAGTGGGATGTGATGCCCGTGCTGCGCGGTAAGCCGCTGAATGCGGTGGAGTTTCAACAGGCCATTGCCCGTAATTATAAAGACCTGGAAATCAGGAGCCTGTCGGGTGTCAGCAAAAGGGGCTACGTAAACTGGATTGCGCCCTACCTGTACTATCTGGATGTGAAGTTTGACAACCGCGAAGGGCAGGGGCTAGAGCGCACCAAGATAAACGGCAAGGGCAGCCTCATGCTGGTGCCCGCCGGCGCCAAAGAGCCCACCATTTTTCAAGTGAACAATCCTATTAACTACTGCCTGTACACCCGCTCGTTAGAGGCTTTCTACGCCAAACCTGAGTAG
- a CDS encoding type IA DNA topoisomerase has protein sequence MKVCIAEKPSVAREIAHVLGASRKMDGYFEGNGYQVTWTFGHFCQLREPEDYRPEWKRWSIHDLPMLPESFGIKLMRRDDGVVRQFNVIKNLLASAEEVINCGDAGQEGEVIQRWVLMEAKYRKPFKRLWISSLTEEAIRQGFANLREGSEFDNLYQAGKSRAAGDWLLGLNATRLFTLKYAPGQRQVLSIGRVQTPTLALLVDRYHEIRNFKPEPYWVLRTEYRGTLFSHVAPVKKGKAEDDEPDEKARLKARGYFVSQEEADVAMAAVKDVPLTVTGVEIKKALETPPSLFDLTSLQVQCNNQLGLSAEDTLKTVQSLYEKKVVSYPRVDTTFLPDDQYAKIPGILQGLGAYRSLTQPLLANKIKKSTKVFNNNKVTDHHAIIPTGASAGGLGSFEQSVYDIIVRRFLAAFYPDCEVSNTTVLAEAAGYLFRVRGRQILNPGWRVVYGNPEEQQAPSTPKAATEGDDDVVNTVLPAFEKGESGPHKPRLDQKVTQPPREYTEAMLLRGMETAGRNVDDEELRQAMKENGIGRPSTRAAIIETLFKRGYIVREKKRIVPTATGVELIGLIRNPTLKSAELTGQWERKLRQIEGGQLDAGQFLDELKGLVREMVLEVKQDGSGRGISIHKTELADLTGQKAGAAAKANPPKAAATPAIPGALGACPACGSGHVLRGKTAFGCSRFRENCLFRLPTEFEGKKITDKQVGDLLKKGRTQVMKGFLDEAGNKFDAAIRLTPQRTLELARAAENKPTTATDPGQIPCPVCRLGTMLKGKAAWGCSRFREDCQFRVPFEWGGKTLSDTQMNQLLRKGKTGVIRGFVSAKTGNRYEAALQIGAEGRIEPVFEKN, from the coding sequence GTGAAAGTTTGTATTGCCGAAAAACCCAGCGTAGCCCGCGAAATTGCCCATGTGTTGGGTGCCAGCCGCAAAATGGATGGCTATTTTGAGGGCAATGGCTACCAGGTAACCTGGACGTTCGGGCACTTTTGCCAGCTGCGCGAGCCTGAGGATTACCGCCCCGAGTGGAAGCGTTGGAGCATTCATGATTTGCCCATGCTGCCCGAGTCGTTCGGCATCAAGCTCATGCGCCGCGACGACGGGGTGGTGCGGCAGTTCAACGTCATCAAAAACCTGCTGGCTTCTGCCGAGGAAGTCATTAACTGCGGCGATGCCGGCCAGGAAGGGGAGGTAATTCAGCGCTGGGTGCTGATGGAAGCCAAATACCGCAAGCCCTTCAAGCGCCTCTGGATTTCATCTTTAACGGAAGAGGCTATTCGCCAGGGCTTTGCCAACCTGCGCGAGGGCTCGGAGTTCGACAACCTGTACCAGGCCGGTAAAAGCCGTGCCGCCGGCGACTGGCTGCTGGGCCTGAACGCCACGCGCCTGTTTACGCTGAAATATGCTCCCGGCCAGCGCCAGGTGCTTAGCATTGGGCGCGTGCAAACCCCTACGCTGGCCCTGCTGGTAGACCGCTACCACGAAATCCGCAACTTCAAGCCGGAGCCGTATTGGGTGCTGCGCACCGAGTACCGGGGCACCCTGTTCAGCCACGTAGCGCCCGTTAAAAAAGGCAAGGCCGAGGACGATGAGCCCGATGAAAAAGCGCGCCTGAAGGCCCGCGGCTACTTCGTAAGTCAGGAAGAGGCCGATGTGGCCATGGCCGCCGTAAAGGATGTGCCGCTTACCGTAACGGGTGTCGAAATCAAGAAAGCGCTGGAAACGCCGCCTTCCCTCTTCGACCTGACTTCCCTGCAGGTGCAGTGCAACAACCAGCTGGGCCTCTCAGCCGAAGACACGCTTAAAACCGTGCAGAGCCTCTACGAGAAGAAAGTGGTCAGCTACCCGCGCGTAGACACCACCTTCCTGCCCGATGATCAGTATGCCAAAATACCCGGTATTCTGCAGGGGCTGGGCGCCTACCGTAGCCTCACGCAGCCGCTGCTGGCCAACAAAATCAAGAAGAGCACCAAGGTCTTCAACAATAATAAAGTAACCGACCACCACGCCATTATTCCCACCGGCGCCAGTGCGGGCGGTTTAGGCAGCTTCGAGCAAAGCGTGTACGATATCATTGTGCGGCGCTTTCTGGCGGCTTTTTACCCCGATTGCGAAGTGTCCAACACTACGGTGCTGGCCGAAGCAGCCGGGTATCTGTTTCGGGTGCGGGGCCGCCAGATTCTGAACCCGGGCTGGCGCGTGGTATATGGCAACCCGGAGGAGCAGCAGGCGCCGTCCACGCCCAAAGCCGCCACCGAGGGCGACGATGATGTGGTGAATACCGTGCTGCCCGCCTTCGAAAAAGGCGAAAGCGGCCCGCACAAGCCCCGCCTGGATCAGAAAGTAACCCAGCCCCCGCGCGAGTACACCGAAGCTATGCTGCTGCGCGGCATGGAAACCGCCGGCCGTAACGTAGACGACGAAGAGCTGCGCCAGGCTATGAAGGAAAACGGTATTGGGCGGCCCAGTACCCGCGCCGCCATCATCGAAACGCTGTTTAAGCGCGGCTACATTGTACGGGAGAAAAAGCGCATTGTACCCACCGCTACCGGCGTAGAGCTCATTGGCCTCATCCGCAACCCCACCCTGAAATCGGCGGAGCTGACGGGACAGTGGGAGCGGAAGCTGCGCCAGATTGAGGGCGGCCAGCTGGACGCCGGGCAGTTTCTGGATGAGCTGAAAGGGCTGGTGCGGGAAATGGTGCTGGAAGTAAAGCAGGATGGCTCGGGCCGCGGCATCAGCATCCATAAGACGGAGCTGGCCGATTTAACGGGACAGAAGGCCGGAGCCGCCGCCAAGGCTAATCCGCCGAAAGCCGCCGCCACGCCGGCTATTCCCGGCGCGCTGGGGGCGTGCCCGGCCTGCGGCAGCGGCCACGTACTGCGCGGCAAAACGGCATTTGGCTGCTCTCGCTTCCGGGAAAACTGCCTGTTCCGCCTGCCCACCGAGTTCGAAGGCAAGAAGATTACCGATAAGCAGGTAGGTGACCTGCTCAAAAAAGGCCGCACGCAGGTGATGAAAGGCTTCCTGGATGAGGCTGGCAACAAGTTCGACGCTGCCATCCGCCTCACGCCCCAGCGCACCCTGGAGCTGGCCCGCGCCGCCGAAAACAAGCCCACCACCGCCACCGACCCCGGCCAGATTCCGTGCCCCGTGTGCCGCCTGGGCACTATGCTGAAGGGCAAAGCGGCCTGGGGCTGCTCGCGCTTCCGCGAGGACTGCCAGTTCCGGGTGCCGTTTGAGTGGGGCGGTAAAACCCTGAGCGATACGCAGATGAACCAGCTGCTGCGCAAGGGCAAAACCGGTGTTATCCGGGGTTTCGTTTCCGCCAAAACCGGCAACCGCTACGAGGCTGCCTTGCAGATAGGAGCCGAAGGCCGGATTGAGCCCGTATTCGAGAAAAACTAA
- a CDS encoding DUF1573 domain-containing protein, with protein sequence MKKVLVLALSLTLGGFAAHAQTAATAPAQEKVAGPLIQFEEMKYDFGVIKQGDIVDHTFKFKNTGTAPLIISNIGVSCGCTTPDWTREPIMPGKSGTITAKFNSMGKMGMQNKVLTIESNSSAGNTMVALVGEVKDAASMTQASAAPAKTDVSTSADVDAKQKTKLGDAKIKAKHKKKS encoded by the coding sequence ATGAAAAAAGTACTTGTTCTGGCCTTGTCGCTCACGCTGGGCGGTTTTGCGGCCCACGCGCAGACTGCCGCAACGGCGCCCGCTCAGGAAAAAGTGGCCGGCCCGCTGATTCAGTTTGAGGAAATGAAGTACGATTTCGGCGTTATCAAACAAGGCGACATCGTAGACCATACCTTCAAGTTCAAGAACACGGGCACCGCCCCGCTCATTATCTCCAACATTGGCGTAAGCTGCGGCTGCACCACCCCGGACTGGACGCGGGAGCCCATCATGCCCGGCAAGTCCGGCACTATCACGGCCAAGTTCAACAGCATGGGCAAAATGGGCATGCAGAACAAAGTGCTGACCATTGAATCCAACTCCTCGGCCGGCAACACTATGGTGGCCCTGGTAGGCGAGGTAAAAGATGCCGCCAGCATGACGCAGGCCTCGGCCGCGCCCGCCAAAACGGATGTATCTACCTCTGCTGACGTGGACGCCAAGCAAAAGACCAAGCTCGGCGACGCTAAAATCAAAGCCAAGCACAAGAAGAAATCCTAA